ATCGGAGACGTGCTGTTTTTGCCCTTCTTGTGGGCGTTACGCTCTTTCTCTGCATGGGTATTCCAAGAATCCATGTGGAAACCACCATCCGAATGCAGATGGGGGCGGAACACCCCATAACGAAGCTTGTCGAATACTTTAAGGACCGATTCGGGAGCACGGATTACAACTACCTCTACGTAGCCACAGAAAACCTCAAGGAGCCGTTTGTGCTCCGGGAGATGGTCCGCATTGCTCAGTACCTGAAGCGCTTCCACAATTTCCAGGAACCTTCCTCTCTGGCTTCTTTTCTCCTCGATCTCAACGAGGCCATGGAAGGATGGCGAGCAATACCCGCCGATGAGGAAAAAATCCAGAATCTCTGGTTTTTTGTGGGGGATAGCGAGTACCTGAAAGGGAGGATTTCTGCAGATGAGAAGGAGACAATAGTGGAGTTCAGAGCCGAGGAGACAACATCGGCAGAACTCAAGAGAGAACTTGAAGAGGCAAAGGCATTCCTTGCCAGTCGTCCTAAAAAGGTGAAGAAGGTTGCTCTTGAGGATGCGGTTGCTCGCGACGCGTTGGTGCAAACCATCACCGATGACCTTCTTCTCTTTGGGGTTTCTCTTCCCCGGGACACCGTTTGGGAAGTTGTCCGTGAGTTCCTTGGTAAACCCTGGCAGGACTTCGTAACACCTGATCCTTCTTTTCTTGCTCAGGTTGCCCAGGATGCTCAACTCGAAATAGAGGATCTCGGCCTTGATCTTGAAGGGGTTCGGGAGGCTCTTGCGCGGGCTCTTGCTGAGGGACTCCCTTTTGAGAAGGTCCTTGAGGAGGATCTCGCCCTGGATGCGGACAGCGCCCTGTACCTTGGGGAGGTTCTCAGAACGTCTCTTGAGCGGGTTGCAAAAAGGGAAAAGGTAAGGAGTCTACGGTCAAGGCTTGAGGAGCTCCAGGGCAAGGAGCTCGAGAAGGCATGCGATTTTGCTCTCTATGAAATCCTCGACGAAGTGGCGTACCTTGAAGATGAGGAGGGAGACATTGCCGTTACCTATCGGATTACGGGTACTCCAATTATCAGTAACCGTGTCAACGAGATGCTTTTCAGCCAGCAGGCTAAGAGCATGGTCCTGGCTTTTGGTATTGTCTTTGGCCTGCTCCTTTTGCAGCTTGCCTCGGTGCGTCGGGCAAGTATTGCCATGATTCCCATTCTCCTAACTGTGGCGACTTCCTTTGGGGTCATGGGATGGTTTGGGATTCCCCTGAACGTAGCTACTCTCATGGTGGCAAGCATTGCCATTGGTGCGGGTATTGATTACGCCATCCACTTTTCAGCCCGCTGGTACAAGGAGGTTGCTACAAACTCGGGTTCCTATGCTCTCAGAGTAACCCTCCTCAACACAGGCAGAGGCATTCTTCTCAACGCTTTGGGAGTTGCCGGGGGGCTCTACGTTATGGCCCTTTCCCGAATTCACATGTTGCGGGTTTTTGGTTCCCTTGTGGCGACGGTGCTCCTTCTTGGAGTTTTCTACACTTTCATTGCGCTTTCCCTTGTGCTCCATCTTGAGGAGTACCTTGGGGATGAGAATACAAAACGAAAGGAGGTTTCCCCATGAAGCGTTTTCTCTCTGTTCTC
Above is a window of Candidatus Caldatribacterium sp. DNA encoding:
- a CDS encoding MMPL family transporter codes for the protein MERLARWIQEHPWPILGVTIFLSFLFFWRLQGIRFEDDITRYLPENDPEISFYNSLEEKFSGFQKKNLIVALEFDNLFTPENLSLLQEIVEEIGNLPSVQGVTALTNMPEILATEYGVEVREVVEALPKTLEEARQLEERLRRNDLVWGKIVTPDGKGTIVLISFFDNVDQSSAIREVERILAKKIPQDVRVTLFGARVIMEEMSKDAQRNMRFLTPVAGGVLLAILFWGFRSIRGTLLPIVIALLAASWAMGVAVFLGKSFTVISASLPVLLLSLVSAYGIHFINRYHEECALAGSARAVEQTLKGVFLPILMSALTTMGGFLSLLTAAIRPVSDFGLYAALGVFFGMVLATFSLGALYAAFPLRQKGGNAPSKERSDHFHRFLLFLSHSLLHRRRAVFALLVGVTLFLCMGIPRIHVETTIRMQMGAEHPITKLVEYFKDRFGSTDYNYLYVATENLKEPFVLREMVRIAQYLKRFHNFQEPSSLASFLLDLNEAMEGWRAIPADEEKIQNLWFFVGDSEYLKGRISADEKETIVEFRAEETTSAELKRELEEAKAFLASRPKKVKKVALEDAVARDALVQTITDDLLLFGVSLPRDTVWEVVREFLGKPWQDFVTPDPSFLAQVAQDAQLEIEDLGLDLEGVREALARALAEGLPFEKVLEEDLALDADSALYLGEVLRTSLERVAKREKVRSLRSRLEELQGKELEKACDFALYEILDEVAYLEDEEGDIAVTYRITGTPIISNRVNEMLFSQQAKSMVLAFGIVFGLLLLQLASVRRASIAMIPILLTVATSFGVMGWFGIPLNVATLMVASIAIGAGIDYAIHFSARWYKEVATNSGSYALRVTLLNTGRGILLNALGVAGGLYVMALSRIHMLRVFGSLVATVLLLGVFYTFIALSLVLHLEEYLGDENTKRKEVSP